The proteins below come from a single Streptomyces sp. B3I8 genomic window:
- a CDS encoding dodecin — protein MSDNVYRVTEIVGTSTEGVDDAIRKGISRASQTLRNLDWFEVTQVRGHIENGEIEHYQVGLKVGFRLDGEE, from the coding sequence ATGTCCGACAACGTGTACCGCGTGACCGAGATCGTCGGCACCTCGACGGAGGGCGTCGACGACGCGATCCGCAAGGGCATCTCGCGGGCGTCCCAGACGCTGCGCAACCTGGACTGGTTCGAGGTGACCCAGGTCCGGGGCCACATCGAGAACGGCGAGATCGAGCACTACCAGGTCGGCCTGAAGGTGGGCTTCAGGCTCGACGGCGAGGAGTAG
- a CDS encoding response regulator transcription factor, with translation MNPVRLLVVDDDPPIADLVATVARYEGWEAVTAYSGEEALTRAAAFRPDIVVLDLMLPGIDGFGVLDRLRGAGMGVPVVFLTARDGVADRVAGLTRGGDDYLVKPFAVEELMARLRTVLRRSLGPGGPRSVLRVADLTMDEDTREVRRGDRLLALTPTEYDVLRCLLRGSPAVLTKAQILDDVWQYGFGGRSNVVELVVSRLRRKLEAADGGAVPLIHTVRGVGYVARRAAE, from the coding sequence GTGAACCCCGTTCGGCTGCTCGTCGTCGACGACGATCCCCCCATCGCCGATCTCGTGGCCACCGTCGCCCGTTACGAGGGCTGGGAGGCGGTCACCGCGTACTCCGGCGAGGAGGCGCTGACCCGCGCCGCCGCGTTCCGGCCGGACATCGTCGTACTGGACCTGATGCTCCCCGGCATCGACGGCTTCGGTGTGCTGGACCGGCTGCGCGGCGCCGGCATGGGCGTCCCCGTCGTCTTCCTCACCGCCCGCGACGGTGTCGCCGACCGCGTCGCCGGACTCACCCGGGGCGGCGACGACTACCTCGTCAAACCGTTCGCCGTGGAGGAGCTGATGGCCCGGCTGCGCACGGTACTGCGCCGCAGCCTCGGCCCCGGCGGTCCCCGCTCCGTACTGCGGGTCGCGGACCTGACGATGGACGAGGACACCCGGGAGGTCCGGCGCGGCGACCGGCTCCTCGCACTGACCCCCACCGAGTACGACGTGCTGCGCTGTCTGCTGCGCGGATCGCCCGCCGTGCTGACCAAGGCACAGATCCTCGACGACGTCTGGCAGTACGGCTTCGGCGGCCGGTCCAACGTGGTGGAACTGGTCGTCAGCCGGCTGCGCCGCAAGCTGGAGGCGGCCGACGGCGGCGCGGTGCCCCTGATCCACACCGTGCGCGGGGTCGGGTACGTGGCGCGGCGGGCCGCCGAGTGA
- a CDS encoding HAMP domain-containing sensor histidine kinase: MRRPPRPRWKLRLGTRLALGVGALSLVVFAVVGTALTMYMRQYQERQLAEQMKLVQIVQTKDAKAHGTVERRPYYGWYTAVYEVKDGHAELRRPADVPAATGALAAVAEAQPASGSEHLTRTAEIPGEGAYLLRACSVERGVVLVSAAPLADVRATTRRLITVQVVTFAAALVALVVAGRAVLRRGLRPLSDLAATAHDITSHDLTDSGRLPVRADGRSGAPEIQELRSAFNTMLEHIDDSLVVRAEAERRLRRFVADASHELRTPLMSVRGYADLFQYAPAHSPEERDRHLARLRAEAARMGVLLDDLLLLARLDAAEVEAPLRPEETDLVELVRRAADAFRASHPDRPLTVTTGPGELLLRFDPARIRQVVDNLLANAAVHTPAGTKVSVEVAVETPAEVPAGAPAPVPCQASRQTSRQALRPAPRQALRRASARTPAAASDGFAASGRSGGSGASQGSEGAERTGGIGAAGATGVSGVSPGGCGAAVVRVTDAGPGIPAADRGRIFDRFYRVDKARTRDRGGSGLGLAVVRSLVEAHGGTVDVTGGPGATTFTLRIPLTERT; this comes from the coding sequence GTGAGGCGCCCGCCCCGGCCCCGGTGGAAGCTGCGCCTCGGCACCCGGTTGGCACTGGGGGTGGGCGCGCTGTCGCTCGTGGTGTTCGCGGTGGTCGGCACCGCGCTGACGATGTACATGCGGCAGTACCAGGAACGCCAGCTCGCCGAGCAGATGAAGCTCGTGCAGATCGTGCAGACCAAGGACGCGAAGGCGCACGGCACGGTGGAGCGGCGCCCCTACTACGGCTGGTACACCGCCGTGTACGAGGTGAAGGACGGACACGCCGAGCTGCGCCGCCCCGCCGACGTGCCGGCCGCCACCGGCGCGCTCGCGGCCGTCGCCGAGGCGCAGCCGGCCTCGGGCTCCGAACATCTGACCCGGACCGCGGAGATCCCCGGCGAGGGCGCGTATCTGCTGCGGGCGTGCTCGGTGGAGCGCGGGGTGGTCCTGGTCAGCGCCGCCCCGCTGGCGGACGTGCGGGCGACCACCCGGCGGCTGATCACCGTGCAGGTGGTGACGTTCGCGGCGGCGCTGGTCGCCCTCGTGGTGGCCGGACGGGCGGTGCTGCGGCGCGGCCTGCGACCGCTGAGCGACCTCGCGGCGACCGCGCACGACATCACCTCGCACGACCTGACCGACTCGGGGCGGCTGCCGGTGCGCGCCGACGGCCGCAGCGGCGCCCCGGAGATCCAGGAGCTGCGCTCGGCGTTCAACACGATGCTGGAGCACATCGACGACTCGCTGGTGGTACGCGCGGAGGCCGAGCGGCGGCTGCGGCGGTTCGTCGCGGACGCCTCGCACGAGCTGCGCACCCCGCTGATGTCGGTACGGGGCTACGCGGACCTGTTCCAGTACGCGCCCGCCCACTCCCCCGAGGAACGGGACCGGCACCTGGCCCGGCTGCGCGCGGAGGCGGCCCGGATGGGGGTGCTCCTGGACGATCTGCTGCTGCTCGCCCGGCTGGACGCGGCGGAGGTGGAGGCGCCGCTGCGACCGGAGGAGACCGATCTGGTGGAGCTGGTGCGGCGGGCGGCGGACGCGTTCCGTGCCAGTCACCCGGACCGTCCGCTGACGGTCACGACCGGGCCGGGCGAGCTGCTGCTGCGGTTCGACCCGGCGCGGATCCGCCAGGTGGTGGACAACCTGCTCGCCAACGCGGCGGTGCACACCCCGGCCGGTACGAAGGTGTCGGTGGAGGTGGCCGTGGAGACGCCGGCGGAGGTACCGGCGGGGGCACCGGCACCGGTGCCCTGCCAGGCATCCCGTCAGACGTCCCGCCAAGCGCTCCGCCCGGCGCCGCGCCAAGCCCTCCGCCGGGCGTCCGCCCGGACACCGGCCGCCGCGTCCGACGGGTTCGCCGCGTCCGGCAGATCCGGCGGGTCCGGCGCGTCCCAGGGCTCGGAGGGAGCCGAGCGAACCGGGGGAATCGGGGCGGCCGGGGCGACCGGGGTATCGGGTGTCTCGCCCGGCGGGTGCGGCGCCGCGGTCGTCCGGGTCACCGACGCCGGGCCCGGGATACCCGCCGCCGACCGGGGGCGGATCTTCGACCGGTTCTACCGGGTCGACAAGGCCCGTACCCGCGACCGCGGCGGCAGCGGGCTGGGGCTCGCGGTCGTCCGTTCCCTGGTCGAGGCGCACGGCGGCACCGTCGACGTCACGGGCGGTCCCGGCGCGACCACGTTCACGCTCAGGATCCCGCTGACGGAGCGGACCTGA